The Montipora foliosa isolate CH-2021 chromosome 6, ASM3666993v2, whole genome shotgun sequence genome includes the window AAGTTAACAGAACACCTGTTTAAGTCTATTGTTAATGATCCACGTAGTAAGATTACCAGCCTCTTGCCTCCCTCAGTTTCTATCTCATATGAGCTGAGAAGGCAGAGGAGGTTTGCCACGCCTCTTGTAAAGACAAATAGATGTAAAGACTCTTGTAAAGACAAATAGATTTGCAAATTCATTCATAGTTAAGAGTGCGAGGGAAGCATTTAAGTAATTTCTGAGAGGAGTcgctttgtaattttataatagtagtagttttaaattatttcttatatttcttacttgtaaagaggcgcaattcagttttttaactgcaatgtttttcttaataaacaCAGGCTATCTATGTCTATCTCAGTCTATCTATCTGTTCGCGTacgaccaattttcttgtttgttcAGGACTTTCACCCGTTCATATATGAAGGATAGGCCGATATATTAGCTCAGGCTGATCATAATAACCTGGGCTCTCTTACCAAGCGGCATCAAAAGGGAAAAGACCTCAACCAgattttctgagcccgcgagactgagcaccccaagcaaaccattgttttagcGAAAACCACTGGTCAGCAACccggttctggtcattgctgtctaaagTCTTCCcattaaaaaaccaaaatcgCGGACTCGACGGTGCATTTGAGGCGATTTGAGAAGTGCGAATTTTTTGGCGCCTCCGGCACAAGAAACACAGGACACTTGTTGCTTTGGTGCAACAAATCGTTTGTAGAAACTGGGTGGTCAATAATGGAATAATCTGAAATCACAATTAACACCACGGCAGGTATAAAACACAGGtcgggtcattgttttaccaatactgAAACAACTCTAACCCCTTCCTAATGCTAATCTTTTGTTCAAATACAACAGAAGACAACTTTTAGGCCTAAGGCTAGTCTTCGTAAAGGGTTGACGTTAGGGTTGTTTCAGCATTGGTCAAAACAATAACCTGTGACCTGACCTGTGGGCCTGTGAGTTTTTTTTCGCGGATGGGTTACCAGTGGGACTGTTGCATGGGCAAGCTCCTAGTGTGCGATCGCCATTGTATAGGCGACTACCCAGAGTACATTGGGAGAGTGAAAGTCGACGAATGAAAATAAATCTCTTCTTTCAGCAGGGATTGCATGATGTAGTTGAATAACATAAGAAAATTTGTAAAACTTAAATTTAGATTTCCTACTTACATTCAAGATAAACTTGACCAACTTTAACTTTTTCAAGAATGCTTCTTACCATGCTGGTATCCCCAACATAAAATTCTGGATCTTaatcaaaataacaaaggaGAATGAGCTCCCTTTTAATTAAATAAGCAAATGTCTGCCCTTTAGTCTTCACGGATACTGGACGACAAATTTTATCAGCCCTCTGACCACACACTTGTTGTTGTTCATGACCTCTCTTATCCTTTTTGAACCAAAAGGCACTTGTTAAACTTAAAATCCTTAAATTTTTTAAGGCTGGTGTTTCAACGAGTTTTCGGGAAACTGATTACGCCGCTCCTTCAATCCCCGCCAGGTCCCAGGTCAGATCTAGAGATTACGGATTTTTCATGCGCTGTAATAGGGAGGTTGACAACGGCTAAATGTAGCCCTATATCCACCACTagttcggtgaatagttgctaattgtcactcggcaacaaacaatattaaacactgcaaaaggtcggttTTCAAACTTCACAACAAAggtaaacattttaaaatcaaagcttacgACTAATTAATCTAACTTAGGACTAATTACTCTACGGCAATGTTATTCTATGGGAGACTTGATcgcggtgtcttgatcttcagtcgAGAAGCGGAAAGACGCGGTACTTATAGAGTTAAAACTCtaggttcaaatccaatccactgatatgatttttatttcccttattttctctACTACCTTAAGTCCTGGCGCACAGTGTCCTAACTAGatctaatcggctaactcaatgttgtacccaattcaaaccctttaggaATGAAACGCTTTATTCCAGGTATATCCAtatcataaaattatttttttctaaaaattaagGTAggtctgaattggctcccaagaagtTTTTAGAACTTTGCTGATACTTCTATCTCAGATTGCTAATTattattctacaataaaaaatgggggtcaccgagttcatttttgagatataagcaaataaagatgaaatatAGGTTGCTTTTAGGGAGGTTTATGTTGCCATAGTAAACTATTACGTAACAATAGTGagtgcattttgttaagcaataactggtgtttcatatggtaccgtAACATTGCTGTTTCGTGATAGAGTATAGTAGTTATAGTAGTAGTTGAGTTTTTTAGAGGGTAGGAAGCAAAGACTGTTATATGATGGATTTGTCGGGCAATGGAAAGATGTTAATAAGGGTACCACGCAAGGAAGCGTGAGTGGCCCccatttgtttaccattttccttAATGATCTAGAGATAAGTTTGAATGGTAAAGACATTCTGTTtaagtatgctgatgatactactaTTGTTTCGCCCGTGAGGAAAGAACAGGATAACTCAGTGGATATAGTAAGGACGTTTATGGAATGGTCAGAGAAGAACTGTATGTCTAGTAATAGCAAAAAATGTAAGGAGCTAGTTATTAGAAAGAAAAGCGTTACGAATGTGTTTACGCCAGTTTTCGGCATTCCACAAACTTGTCAACTTTCTGTCCTTGGGTTAATATTACAGGATAATTGCCGATTTGATTGTCATGTGCATGTGAAGTTGATTAAGGCGAATAAGTGCttgtttatattaagatccttaCGTAAGGAAGGTTATTCTCAGGCGGAGTTAGATCACTTGTTTTCAAGTATTGTGCTTCCTACCATCACTTATGGGTTGCCGGTATATGGTGCTTCTGAGGCGGAGCTGACAGCAATGCAATGTTTTCTAGATAGATGTTACAAACGTAAATATACTTCTAAATCTTTTTCTATCAAGCACCTTTTAGAAAAGCAGGATAGAAAAGTATTTAGTAAGGTATCTGGCATAGACCGACACCCTCAAAGGGGACTACTACCCAGGAAGAAAGTATCGacttacaatttaaggaatcgaACAAGTCAGTATCCGAACGTTAATACAGATAATTCAAAAACTCTTACATTAATcgcttaatttttaaatacaatttagctatgtgagtatatatatattttttaattgtaaataacttagatatatatacttttttactcaaatattgtaacataagatatgtatttttttttcttgtgaggaaataaagactattattattattattattattagttataaCCCATCGAATAAGAAGGTCTCttaaagtggtgaaactggttccagcaaatgcaaatgcaatacacaaagaatctcaatcccgggagatttgacttgggtacaacattgagttagccgattaggtctattaacgATAACAgcaaattcaaagcaaattaggaattaacgataatcgttaatttggAGGAGAGATCATGTTGGGGTAGGAGTGAGGAAAAAATTAGCTCTGCGGCTTTTGTCATCAATTGTTCGCGAATTTTGTTTGGTATTAGGGGGAAACGTGTTTTTTTGTACAGTAATGCAATGTCTcttagataaaaaaaaaactatcccCAAGGAAGAAAATGGTTCGCTGAGAAGTTTGTGGAAGATAACTTTGCGCTATCAAATTTCTGCCGGGAATGAAGACTTCATCCCCTAACATTTTCGGTTATAAAACCGAACAAATCAAGTGCTTCTAGCTAATAAAACAGACAGTCTTGTCCATTACAAGAAACTTAGAATCCTCCCTCTGCGACTTCGAATTGACCAAATTACCAAATTACTTtcggcacggtggcctcatggttagtgcgctcgactccggatcgagttgtccgggttcgccgggggcctggccggggacattgtgttgtgttcttgggcaagacactttactcccacggtgcctctctccacccaggtgtctaaatgggtaccggcgaatttaatgttgaaggtaaccctgcgatggactagcatcccatccaggggggagtagaaatactcctagtcgcttcatgctacagaaacggagataagcgccggcctgatgggccttctaggctcgtaagcagactttaccacGAACTCTATTGcaaccaataatatcattgaTGAATTTATGTATTATTGATATCTAGATTATTACTAGTAGTTActgcgcgatttcgcaggataattgttaaatatctttATATAATCACTCGGGATCACATTCATTACAGATACAATGGTCTACCTGTGAACCGTGAAATAGAGACTATTATTTACAAATACTGCTAAGAAAtctattaaaataaaagaaactactaTTTGCAACTAATGTTAAGTTATCTgtgtaaaaattaaaactatTTATATAACAACCATTATTAATATTAACTAAGTAAAAGCATCAATTTACTTACAATAGAATCATTTTAAATTTTCCTATAAATAAGAGAAGCTACGATTTACAGTAATTTAGGCTTTCGTACTCTGTGCAGAAGATCCTCTGTAGTGGAGGCTGTGTTTTCCAATTTCCAATTTGGGTCTGCGAATGCACAGGTTAATAGACGAATTTCGTACATTAAGGGAGTGGATGTCAGAGACATATTTGAAGATATTTCTCAAAATGAAAGGAGAATTATTATGAATGATTTTGAACATCAGAAAAGCGAGTTGCGGTATTCTCCTGTTTTCCAGTGTTTCCCACCCCAAATCATCTAGAAGGTCTTTTGATCTTATTTCATAATTACAGAAAGTAATAATTCTAGCAGccctattttgaagcttttggaGTTTTTCGGATAGGCCTTGCGTATATTGCCTCAGACACAGCTAGAGTAGTCAAAAATAGGGCAAACTGAATCAGTGCTTTATGTACAATGAATCTCGTTGTAAGCGGTATAGTAGGACTGAGGCGCTTTAGTACAGACAAACAGGTTGATACTGTTTGTCCTTACTAAGTACTGATTCTTTTGGGGCTCGTAAAATGATAATCAACAAGATGTGACAGATACCTTCTCTAGAATCTCTAGGATGTGCAATTTCCATGTCAAGTTTTCATCAATCAAAACTCCTAGGGATTTATAGCCAGTTACTCTATCTAAAGATGCGCCATCTACCTTAACAGTGAAGTTATCAGAGACTTGCAAGTTTGGAGCGCGTGCCTTTGAACATACACTTCGTGACATTTAATGTTAATTTATTCGCCTTCAACCTCGTCTGAATTTTATTTAaatcatttttatttgaagaatgTCAGTATCTTTAGCTGCTGAGGTTAAGGTGGTGTCATCCATATACTTTCTTGGCTTGaagaataaattacaagagggGAGATCATTTATTTTGGCTTTATTTTGACAGCGGCAAATAAAGGAGATAGGATTCAGTTGAAATATCAACATAATTTTACAGTTAATtgcattttcaagttttttttttttatgaatctCGCTCTCTTTGTGCATACATTCAAATGCTTCATAAAAGGAAACTTTAAttaatcaaatcaaacgttTGTTTTTAATGAAGGCGAGACTAAAAGACTTCGAGAAAAGCTCtcgaaaaagagagaaaaacccTTTAATTCAAATCACAAATCCAAACCGAGAAACACTATTGAAACTAAAGATTCCACTTTTCCGACTCTGCTCCTTAATTATAAAAAGacgaatctttttttttctggaaaggGCATTTGCTCTagctaggctcgattaccagtcACTgattcgggaaatgagccagcgctcactcccaaAGGAGaagatacccgaactcgagtgaacGGCGGAAATTGAGCCTATATTTTCTCCCGCCAACGAAAACGTCTGGATTCTTAGCGTAGGAGTCGTTTAGGCGTGATGACCACCACTGATGTTATAACGGTAAGCTCTTTTTGGGCGAAACGACTTAAATATATGGGCCAGCCCTCTCCTGTAATTCCGAACACATACCATGCAAATAATTGGGTTGACTGTTGAGGATAAATAAAGCATGACATAAGCAAAG containing:
- the LOC138005023 gene encoding uncharacterized protein, giving the protein MEWSEKNCMSSNSKKCKELVIRKKSVTNVFTPVFGIPQTCQLSVLGLILQDNCRFDCHVHVKLIKANKCLFILRSLRKEGYSQAELDHLFSSIVLPTITYGLPVYGASEAELTAMQCFLDRCYKRKYTSKSFSIKHLLEKQDRKVFSKVSGIDRHPQRGLLPRKKVSTYNLRNRTSQYPNVNTDNSKTLTLIA